GAGGAACGTCCCAATCGGAACCCCGGTGACCGTCGCCACCGTCAATCCTGAAAACATCATCGAGATCGCACTCGCCCTGCGGTCCTCCGGAACGAGGTCTGCCGCAATCGTCGAGCCGATCGACATGAACACACCGTGCGCCAGAGCGGAGACCACACGTCCCAGCAAGAGAATGCCAACGGAGGTCGCACTCGCCGCGATGGAGTTCCCGAGCAGGAACACGATCATGATCCACAGGAGCAACGTTTTCCGTGCGATCCCCGACGTCATCGTCGTCAAGATCGGGGCGCCGAACGTCACGCCCAGAGCGTATAGAGACACCGTGAGTCCGGCTGTCGTGATCGAGACTCCCAAGTCTTGAGAGACGAGCGGCAGCAGGCCGACGGAGATAAATTCTGTGGTGCCGATGGCAAATGCGCTGACCGCCAAGGCGAGCAGTGCCAACGTACTTGCTTTTTTATCTAAAGCCATTTCAATCCCTCCTAGTCGTTATGAACTATGAACTGTATTATGGAGGAGAGAGTACGAAAAGATAAGAACGTACTTTTTTGTACGGTAGGTACTAAAAAGTTCCCTCAAACGAAGCTGGAGGCATGTTTCATGACTCAGAAAAAATACAACATTTCCGTCGAAGCAACGCTGGAAGTCATCGGGGGCAAGTGGAAAACGGTCATCCTCTGTCACCTCACCCACGGAACCAAACGGACCAGCGAACTGCGCCGCCTCATGCCGAAAATCACGCAAAAAATGCTCACCCAGCAATTGCGCGAACTCGAACACGACGGCGTCATCAACCGCATCGCCTACAACCAAGTTCCCCCGAAAGTCGAGTACGAACTCAGCGAGTACGGGCAGAGTCTGACCGGAATTCTCGATT
This region of Tumebacillus amylolyticus genomic DNA includes:
- a CDS encoding winged helix-turn-helix transcriptional regulator, which encodes MTQKKYNISVEATLEVIGGKWKTVILCHLTHGTKRTSELRRLMPKITQKMLTQQLRELEHDGVINRIAYNQVPPKVEYELSEYGQSLTGILDSLCHWGEKHIIKVYGDKHSVLEDSILNQ